Proteins encoded together in one Terriglobus saanensis SP1PR4 window:
- a CDS encoding aldo/keto reductase, whose product MQKRTLGSTLGKSGLEVSVLGLGCMGLSFGLGPATEKSEAIKLIRAAVERGVTFFDTAEVYGPYINEEVVGEALVPFRKDVVIATKFGFEPDPKNDGKWTSTNSRPDHIKQVVEASLKRLQTDTIDLLYQHRVDPNTPIEETAGAVKDLIQAGKVKHFGLSEAGAKTIRRAHAVQPVTALQSEYSLFWREPEESVMPTLEELGIGFVPFSPLGKGFLTGKINAETKFDSTDFRAVVPRFTEENRKANQALVDVVTKFAEQKKATPAQIALAWLLAKKPWIVPIPGTTKLSRLEENLGGATVELTTEDVHSLEVASSAIKVAGERYPATHQKLIDR is encoded by the coding sequence ATGCAAAAGCGCACACTAGGAAGCACACTGGGAAAAAGCGGCCTCGAAGTCTCAGTACTCGGCCTGGGCTGCATGGGTTTGAGCTTCGGCCTCGGCCCTGCCACGGAAAAATCGGAGGCCATCAAACTCATTCGTGCCGCCGTCGAGCGTGGCGTCACCTTCTTCGACACCGCCGAAGTCTACGGGCCCTACATCAACGAAGAGGTCGTCGGCGAAGCCCTCGTGCCCTTCCGCAAAGACGTCGTGATCGCCACCAAGTTCGGCTTCGAGCCCGATCCGAAAAATGACGGCAAATGGACTTCAACCAACAGCCGTCCGGATCACATCAAGCAGGTCGTCGAAGCCTCGCTCAAGCGCCTGCAGACCGACACCATCGACCTTCTCTACCAGCATCGCGTCGACCCCAACACTCCCATCGAAGAAACCGCCGGCGCAGTGAAGGACCTGATCCAGGCAGGCAAGGTCAAACACTTCGGGCTCTCCGAAGCAGGCGCAAAGACCATCCGCCGCGCGCACGCCGTGCAGCCCGTCACTGCTTTGCAGAGTGAGTATTCGCTCTTCTGGCGCGAACCCGAAGAGTCGGTCATGCCCACACTCGAAGAACTCGGCATCGGCTTTGTTCCATTCAGCCCGCTCGGCAAGGGCTTTTTGACCGGCAAGATCAACGCAGAGACCAAGTTCGACAGCACCGACTTCCGTGCCGTGGTCCCACGCTTCACAGAAGAGAACCGCAAAGCGAACCAGGCGCTCGTCGATGTCGTCACCAAATTCGCGGAGCAGAAGAAGGCCACGCCCGCACAGATCGCTCTTGCCTGGCTGCTCGCAAAGAAGCCATGGATCGTGCCCATTCCCGGAACAACCAAGCTCTCGCGGCTCGAAGAAAATCTCGGCGGCGCAACCGTCGAACTTACCACCGAAGACGTGCACTCGCTCGAAGTCGCCTCCTCCGCCATCAAGGTCGCAGGCGAGCGTTACCCGGCAACGCACCAGAAGCTGATCGACCGCTAA
- a CDS encoding LysR substrate-binding domain-containing protein, which yields MSPLRRQARLLQELTPALERIERAVAETRKQRETPSGRIRLIIPRTATKKVILPKLAHFARTYPEIVLEVTSSNDPVDLVAGEYDAGVQLGEFIQRDMIAVRVTQEMRLAVVGSPVYFESNTIPKHPQDLKDHACIGFRFSNGLYRWEFEKGKKALTVSPQGPASFDDPDLVIQAVLDGVGIGTAMEESLKDFIADGRLVQVLKDWCPSFPGYFLYYPSRRNQPAALAALIDTLRISE from the coding sequence GTGTCTCCCCTACGGCGGCAGGCACGGCTTCTACAGGAACTGACGCCCGCCCTGGAGCGGATCGAGCGGGCGGTTGCCGAGACGAGAAAGCAAAGGGAGACTCCCTCCGGTCGGATCCGTCTGATCATCCCGCGCACAGCGACGAAAAAGGTGATCCTGCCGAAGCTGGCCCACTTTGCCCGCACCTATCCTGAGATCGTTTTGGAGGTCACCTCTTCCAACGATCCTGTGGATCTCGTAGCGGGAGAGTACGACGCAGGCGTGCAGCTGGGTGAGTTCATTCAACGGGACATGATTGCCGTCCGTGTAACCCAAGAGATGCGACTTGCGGTCGTCGGATCTCCGGTGTACTTCGAATCAAATACTATCCCGAAACATCCGCAGGACCTGAAAGACCACGCCTGCATCGGCTTCCGTTTCAGCAACGGTCTGTACCGTTGGGAGTTTGAGAAGGGTAAGAAGGCACTTACGGTCAGTCCGCAGGGACCTGCGTCTTTCGACGATCCCGATCTTGTGATTCAGGCGGTGCTGGATGGAGTGGGCATTGGAACCGCGATGGAAGAATCGCTCAAGGATTTCATTGCGGATGGACGCCTGGTCCAGGTACTGAAGGACTGGTGCCCTTCGTTTCCGGGATATTTCCTCTACTATCCCAGCCGCCGGAATCAACCTGCAGCCCTGGCTGCTTTGATTGACACGCTGCGAATTTCGGAGTGA
- a CDS encoding DUF4267 domain-containing protein codes for MHNAIPLSLAALIAVSVFFIGCFYLVSPERILGSFGLKPPASDPNTRAWLRLKGIRDVGAGLAVLALMLTADRRSLGIALLALAIIPLGDMSIVLGSDGSKSSAFSIHGLTCVVMLVVGLLLIHAL; via the coding sequence TCTCTCGCTGCTCTCATCGCCGTGTCGGTCTTTTTTATCGGTTGCTTCTACCTTGTATCTCCTGAACGGATCTTAGGGTCCTTCGGTCTTAAGCCGCCTGCATCCGATCCAAATACTCGTGCATGGCTTCGTCTGAAAGGAATTCGGGACGTCGGAGCCGGATTGGCTGTGCTGGCACTCATGCTGACCGCGGACAGGCGGTCGCTAGGCATTGCTTTACTTGCCTTGGCCATCATCCCTCTTGGCGATATGTCCATCGTTTTGGGGTCGGATGGGTCGAAGTCGTCGGCGTTCTCGATTCATGGCCTCACCTGCGTGGTGATGCTTGTTGTAGGCCTTTTGTTGATCCATGCCCTTTGA